The uncultured Subdoligranulum sp. genomic sequence TCTCCACCTCGGGCGGCAAGATGTACGTGACGGTGGGATACATTCCCACCACCAGCAACAGCGCCAGCGGTGAATTGTCCCTGACGGCTCCCACGGACCCCGTCAAGTATATGGACTATGTCTTTACCCGCGGCGAAAACCGCGACTGGTATCTGAGCGCCCTGCAGGAGAGCGAGATGAAGGTGGAAGCCACGCCGACACCTTCGCCCACCGCGGAAGTGACCCAGGACACCCAGTCTCTGGTGGAAAGCCAGCTGAACGCTTCGATGACCGATACGGCCGACAGCACGGCGACGGAAGAACCTGCCGAATCCACGGACAGTGAGCCGGCGGAAAGCACCGACGCCGCTGCCTCCACCGAGGAGTCCCAGGAGGAAACGGACACTGCGGAATCCGAATCCACCGATTCCGCTTCGGAGGCGGACAGCAGTTCGGAAGAATCAGAAGAAGCCGTAGGTTAACTCAAAACACTCAAGCACCCTTGCCCAAAAGGCGGGGGTGCTTTTTTGTGCAAAAAACAGGTGCAATCTTGCGGGGTCTATGCTATAATCTATCCATATATACGGTAAAGAGGTGTATCAAACATGGAAGAATTGCTGCGCATTTTGGAAAAGAATGCCCGTATGCCCATCGAAGATATCGCGGCGATGCTGGACAAGACGCCGGAAGAAGTGGCCGCCATGATGGACGAGGCTGCCTCCAAGGGGTATATCCGCGGCTATGAAACCCTGGTGGACTGGGAGCAGGCCGGGGTGAACCTGGTGGAAGCGGTGATCGAACTGCGGGTGACGCCCCACAAGTCCCGCGGTTTTGACGATATCGGCACCATCATTGCCGGCTTTGACGAGGTGGACACCGTGCTGCTGATGAGCGGCA encodes the following:
- a CDS encoding Lrp/AsnC family transcriptional regulator, whose product is MEELLRILEKNARMPIEDIAAMLDKTPEEVAAMMDEAASKGYIRGYETLVDWEQAGVNLVEAVIELRVTPHKSRGFDDIGTIIAGFDEVDTVLLMSGSYDLQVIIKGRSFQEIALFVAKRLSPLDDVISTATSFVLRAYKRGGRLYQAEETDEREWTML